A single region of the Drosophila ananassae strain 14024-0371.13 chromosome 4 unlocalized genomic scaffold, ASM1763931v2 tig00000073, whole genome shotgun sequence genome encodes:
- the LOC123257871 gene encoding NADH-quinone oxidoreductase subunit F-like produces the protein MLKEQDKIFTNLNGKETPLLEGAKKRGGWQKTKELLDLGSEKIIDEVKKSGLRGRGGAGFSTGLKWSFMPKNLPKAYLVVNADESEPGTCKDRDILRYEPHKLLEGILLASRAISASVAYIYIRGEFYNEYLVLKKALEEAYKENLIGKNACKSGYDLDVFIHRGAGAYICGEETAQLESIEGKKGFPRMKPPFPAGVGLFGCPTTINNVETIAMVPDILNRGGEWFTSLGKPNNTGTKVFCISGHVNNPCNVEEELGIPLRELIEKYAGGVRGGWDNLLAVIPGGSSAPLIPKSICDTIEMDFDSLRTAQSGLGTAAVIVMDKSTDIIAAIERLSHFYMHESCGQCTPCREGTGWMWRIMKRMVAGDIKPDEIDKLLDLTTQIEGHTICALGDAAAWPIQGLIRHFRHVIKERAII, from the coding sequence atgCTAAAAGAACAAGACAAAATATTCACCAACCTAAATGGTAAAGAAACTCCACTACTTGAGGGTGCAAAAAAACGTGGTGGTTGGCAAAAAACAAAGGAATTACTGGATTTAGGATCAGAAAAAATCATTGATGAAGTAAAGAAATCTGGCTTGAGAGGTCGAGGGGGTGCAGGATTTTCCACCGGCCTTAAGTGGAGCTTTATGCCCAAAAATCTCCCAAAAGCATATTTAGTAGTCAATGCAGATGAGTCAGAACCTGGTACATGTAAAGATAGAGATATATTGCGATATGAGCCACATAAGTTACTTGAGGGAATTCTCCTGGCCAGCAGAGCGATCAGCGCATCAGTTGCGTATATTTATATCAGGGGtgaattttataatgaatATTTAGTTCTGAAAAAAGCACTTGAGGAAGCCTATAAAGAAAACTTAATTGGAAAAAATGCCTGCAAATCAGGTTATGATCTTGATGTGTTTATCCATAGGGGTGCAGGAGCTTACATATGTGGAGAAGAAACAGCTCAACTTGAATCAATTGAAGGAAAAAAGGGCTTTCCTCGCATGAAGCCTCCATTTCCCGCAGGTGTTGGACTTTTTGGCTGCCCAACCACAATAAACAACGTTGAAACTATAGCCATGGTTCCAGATATTCTAAATCGCGGAGGAGAATGGTTTACATCTCTTGGTAAACCAAATAATACTGGTACCAAGGTCTTTTGTATTTCAGGACATGTAAACAACCCGTGTAATGTTGAAGAAGAGCTCGGAATTCCATTACgtgaattaattgaaaaatacgCAGGTGGAGTGCGAGGAGGTTGGGATAATTTACTTGCTGTAATACCTGGTGGGTCTTCAGCGCCATTAATTCCAAAATCTATATGCGATACTATTGAAATGGATTTTGATTCATTAAGAACTGCACAATCAGGGCTTGGTACTGCTGCTGTAATAGTGATGGATAAATCAACTGATATAATAGCTGCAATAGAGAGGTTATCACACTTTTATATGCATGAGTCCTGTGGACAATGCACACCATGCCGTGAAGGTACTGGATGGATGTGGAGGATTATGAAGAGGATGGTGGCAGGAGATATTAAACCTGATGAAATAGATAAGCTGCTTGACCTTACAACTCAAATAGAAGGACATACAATTTGCGCGCTTGGCGATGCTGCAGCTTGGCCGATTCAAGGATTAATAAGACATTTTCGCCATGTTATCAAAGAGAGAGCGATAATTTAA